The window ATATTTGTACCCCCACTCACCTAATTCCCACCACTCTGATTTCCAGTCCACTCCCCTCCCTGAAACCGGATGGTAGGAGAGGGTCCCCTCTTCCTGATTTTCATCAGCTGCTCATCCTTGATGTGCTCAGTCATTCTTTTCACCCAGAAGGGATTCTGCCACCTGGACAGCTCCTCCCACTCCCCTATTAGCACCCTGCTAAGCCTGTTGGACATATATCCCATGAACTGGGCATATGCCAGAGTTCCAGTCTGACCAGAACCTGCTCCAACCCCTTTTTCCAGCCTCAGCATGGTGGTGAGGGGTAAGGTTAAAGGGGTGTGAGACACCTTTCAAGATTCCTTTAAGCCCAAGCTCCTGCCCTCCCTGTGGAGGCCATGAGATAAGTGCACCTGTCTGTTTATGCTTGGCACCCAGAGACAAGGGCAGCGCTTCCTTTAATACAAGTGAGTGTCACCCTGGCTCAGTGGGGCTGGATCTCTAGTGAGAAGGCTGGTGATGGAACAGGCATGATCAGTGCCGGGAACTACAAAAACTTTCATTTCTGCCTAACGCAATAGAAACAGTTTCATACAAACAGCATAAGGTCTCCAGTTATCGTTGTAGTCAGCCAACTTTTAATAACCTGGTCTTTTCTTTCTCATACATTTAATAAATTGTATACAGGCTGCAACACCTAACTGGACTGAATGATACACAAACCACTTATGATTCCTCTTTCGCTTGCTGTTTACTCCAGAGCTAGGTTTGCCAACCCAAGAAGCAGGACTAataatttagtttaaaaaaaatggcaccAGGCAGTCTACTATTTGGGGTACCAAGAGATAAaactgtctcctctccccccccttaCCCATCCATGTGGTACAGGTTCTCAGTGCCAGATAAGAAAGAACCATCCTCAACTCATTCATCTTAGATCCTCCTAGCCTAAAAGAAGTCGTGAAGAATTAAGACAAACCTGGACTATGGATGCTAATTACTCTTTTTCACCCCCTTGGCTTGGCTCTCCGGGGCTGAGCTACATAGGTAGCCCCTTGCTATAAAGGAACCACAGAAAGGATCCtgtcccaaagagcttacaaccagCTTAAGGCATTTCAACATTTGAAAAACAGTAAAATGTATCCTTCTCATTGGGGGGTCACGTGTCCTTTCAAACACCACACAGACCACTGAGGGGTCATGTGTCCATTTAGGGGTAAACATGTTTTAACAGTTTGCATACAAAAaatgtgttttcccctctccctttcccatGACTTGATGAGCCCAGAACATCAGGCATTGGTAATAGCTGTATTCTTTAAAGGATTATAGTGCCCCTCCCCTACccaaacaggaggaggaggagtcatgGGGCACGATAACATAGGCACTGCCATCCCCCTTCAAAACCAGAAATTGGTTTGCAGGCGATAAAGTAGCTCTGCCACCTGGTGGTTGATATGTAGATGGCAGGTGTTTGCCACGACTGGTGTATGCAGTGGGGTAGAGACAGAgaaaagggacagtccctgctacaTAGAGCTTATGGGCCAGTCAAATAAAATGTAGAAAGACAGGGTTACGTGTTTCACTCTGCCTATAGGTGTGACCCAGTTTTGCTTCTGGTTCACTGGTTAAGatgtggctatttttttttaaggataggCCGATCCAGTCCTGGGCCccatacccctcccccttccaactGCATACAATTATTGGATTGGCATCCGTAAAAACTATAAATAGTGTCAGACCCTATTCCCTGtaccagggcttcccaaacttgtcctgatGATCCCACAGCCGGTTGGGTTCTCAGGAAATTTCCCTGAACATACATGAAATAAATCTGCCTATGATGGACGCAGTCACCAAGCACCCAAGATCCCAATGGTTATATAAATGATGGAAAAATTCCAACATGGGATTTCACCCCATAACTCACCACAATTGTCACTGGTTtcactaaaaaaaatttttttaactttCTTTAATATTGGcatattcacacacacacacacacacacacacacacacatctctctatataaaaggcaacgccaacgttccatgaagcctccagccggaagtgtgaaggaggcgagatatccggtttccctatgagtgtctgccccgccctctctgtaacacagtcagtgaaggaaaacagcagagcaagaaatcaaatcgctggctctgtaacagtgaaggactcagaggggggaggggagagaggccagagggcagggacacacacactcccacatgcacacagaagaaaacattgctagcccccgtttcatttccatcagaaacggggcttttttactagtatatatatatatatatatatatatatatatatatctcactgAAATGCCAACAGGTCCTTTTAAGTGATTTCAGTCGTACAAATATGTATGTGAATATGCAAATATTAAGgaaagtaaaaacttttttttagagaAATAGGTTGTTGGTGAAACCAGTGACGATTGTGGTGAGTCACAAGGTGAAATCCCTcgtgtgaaacgagtcaccaGCTGAGGTTTCTAAAGACTGAAATTGAGTTGCGACTTGTGTATTCATTATGTTGGAATTTTTCCCATCGGTGTTATAAGTGTTGGGTTCTTGTGTGTTTGGTGACTGGATCCCCCGCTTGTTATGTGCAACTAATATAAGAttgatcaatctcatgcatattcatgcagAGCTTCAAAGTTGCCCACttccaggaaggagattttaagtcagtcctggatttctgacaacctcatcctgtagcactgatttcaatgggtacactcagggactacaaatcccacaatgcTTTGGGCTGCGAGTTCAGCACCAGGTCCAGCCAAAAAGACTCCCTCCTGGTAGTTTGGATTCAGGGTGGATATCCCGAATGCCCAACAGGCTGTGAGGGTACCCAGGGACCAGGTTAAAAATGCTTGCCCTCTAGAATTCAACTAGCATGCAATATACAACTAAAACAAAATatcacttccccctcccctgcttaAACTTCAAAGAATAATGTGTGCCAGAATCTTTCATCTGGCTGGCCCCACACATCGAAGGTTGAAGGTGTGGGTCTTACAGTGGTCCATAGAAGCGTCTGTAGGCCTCCTCAAAGCCAATTTGATCTGCCAACTCATCACAGTCTGGGCTGAGCTCACAGACCTCTCGGTACGGTTCCAGGGGGTCTGGGCCCACAGCATTAGCTCCATAGCTGCAGTCATAGAGAGAACAAACAGTGAAAATAAAGGTATTTAAACACAAATCCATCTGGCTGGAACGGATTTCTTGAGCTGGTTTTGTGCTCTTCTAAGTAAGCAGCATATCTTAATTCAATGTTCCTCAACCCTttcctagtcagtcaggttttcatgatcaccagagtgaatatgcatgagatagatttatgtACAATGGATCTCCCCTCTATGCAGATTTCTCTTATGCATGTTCATGgtgataatcctgaaaacctaactggctaggtgctTCCAGGAGTGGGGTGAGAAGCACTGTCTTCAGTGGATGTAGGACTGCTCTCTCATGCCGGATCAACTGCCCAGGCTGATCTGATCCTCACCTTGCTCCACAGCATATGTCACTTCTACAAGAATCAGAATTACATTCCTGCATGAAACGGGGCAAAACTCAAAACTGCCCTACCTTGTTCCATTGTCCTGGAGTGCCATggccgtatatatatatatgttcaaacattttattgaatttttataacAAAATACTACTGAGGAGAACTATTTTATTGtagctttctttccttttctaaaTTTGTTTAATTGATTGTACACGGCTTTGATTTTGGCGGTCTAtcaagtctttattaaacattaAAGTATTCTATCGTTGTCATCGTCAGAAGGGATGCAATCATAATCAGAAAAGCAATCATAATACCCACTGATGAGATAGTATACTAAATCCGTGAAAGATACATTTCAAGACTTTCCAAATCTTACAGGTTTTATCTAATAACAGTAAGGTTAATAATAGTTTACAATCTATGACCTTGGGAGATCTTATACAAGTTGGGAGTAAATGTAAAGTAAGTAGAGATGACAACCATAGAAATTCTTCATCTTGTGACACATCTGATGTTAACCGATAGATACCATACCAAAGCAACCCCAACATATATTCAATTTTCACACCCAGTTGCATCATCCCCTGAAAGACCAGTTTGTTACCTGTTGGGGTTGTATTGCCTCTTATTTCTCTTTACGAAGGCGTTGGCCGAGGCAGGATTGGAAGCAATTGCTGTTGATAGGAAGGAGAAGCTGTATCAAACTTAAGGACATTTTGCTAGGCTTATAAGAAGACCAGACTGCCCCACATGGCTGAATAATTTCAGTCCCCTCCACTCCACCTGGAAGAAGCTCTTTCACTGCCTGGGTGTGTTAGTCAATGCGTAGCTTTGCTCCCACCCCCCAATCTCTGGGTCAATTCAGTCCAATTTTTACCTCTCCACATGCATGGATCTGCAGTTCCAGTTTTCTTAGGATAACAGATATCTACAAATCGCTGCACAAAATGGGGAGAATGTGGGAACTGGCACAGCCTGTTTGGCTTGACCTGGTTGAAGGTGGCTTCCCTCAGGAAAGGTCAAGTCATTACAGCCACATCTTCTGGAAATGGCTCTTCTATAGACCTTAGAAATTCATCAGCCAAGGGACACTGGGACAGCAGCTAGAATTGATTTCTCAGAGCAGCTGATATCATGGTTTTCATCCCCAACCTTGAATTTTACCTCTTGAGATTACCAAGTTTATAGACCAGGCAGCACAACCCAGACAGCGAAGATGCCCCAAATGAAAACCAAAGTTCTGTTTAGTCTTGTGCCTCCCCCATCAATTAACTTTCACCAGAGACATCCcgtgaatttttaaaaattatattcacTCAAAGCTTCTATGTTTTCCCGTTCCAGGAGGCAGATTTTAGGCCAGCCTCGTCCTGGTGCACTaggggacctgcagcactgatcggtagaatcagggactacaaatcccacactgctctgGGATATCAGTTCAaacccaggactggccaaaaaaagTCTCTCCTAGAATTGGGTCACTTGGCTGTTCTCTTCAATAATCAGGAAGGGTTTATGACAATCTCCTACACACCCTGTAAGATCTGAGCAGTTTAGGTCAGTCTCTCATACTCTCTAaactcggggtgggggggggggcgtgctcaCAGTCTCTTTCACACAAAACTAGAGGATGGGAAGGGTTTCAGGATCAATACAgggtgccctaggcaaacctGCAGCCTTGTGCCCTCTTCAAATACCTTCCAGGATCctcatcccttccccccccccccccacacacattttgATAATTCCACTCATCTTTCCCAGTACACGTGTGTACATGTACAAATGCAGAATTGGAAGTTATATATTTACATCATGAGGGAAGTTCCAAAAGCCATTTAATTGGgaagccctgatcgtgactgaatagatatggatgggcttcagtgtaaattttaaggggcttcaacgttcgcttcagaacttttagtacaaga is drawn from Microcaecilia unicolor chromosome 14, aMicUni1.1, whole genome shotgun sequence and contains these coding sequences:
- the BGLAP gene encoding osteocalcin, which encodes MRPLTLVTLLALAVICLCHRDADNSNGAPDAHNTEAIASNPASANAFVKRNKRQYNPNSYGANAVGPDPLEPYREVCELSPDCDELADQIGFEEAYRRFYGPL